From the genome of Astyanax mexicanus isolate ESR-SI-001 chromosome 3, AstMex3_surface, whole genome shotgun sequence:
tgggGTACAGGTATTTAGGACCCATTACAGTTTGAATCAGTTTTATTTCTTTCACCAATATTCCAATTAATTTTTTCCCCCaatctactacacacacacatatatacatattagtGCGTGTgattagtggttttatttagtcATCTAAACACAATCGTTGAAATCGTAAGGTAgctcaattgttttttttatttatgctgaaatattcCATGTGTACACTAGTGGTTGAACAAAATACCGATAtggcaatatattgtataatttttgtttgtacaTTGTCGGTAAATGGCATCAAATATGTATACTTTTATTGAAATATAGGCGCTTTAAACTCTTGCCCCTCAATTAGACTtagactaaagttactgcttaatTACTTCACTTAATTACTTAGAgctgctaatactgcttcagtctctgtgctggagaaacgtcattgaaactcctgtattactctacttcaatggagtggctttactgctccttaatacctgactggtggaattcattcataaggtgcaccagattaaaagtctgacaatatttggaaaaaaatattttaagtgcgtattatagtgtgaaaaatatggtaattttcTGATGTTACATTCCTTTACATTATTAAACAGCTTGtgtgattaatatatatattttttattgacaCTAGTAATACATATTCATTTTAATAATCCCACAGGTGCTGGTTCTGCACGGTCTGGTACTCCCTCAGTCCACGTTGTGAGGAAAGATGAAGACATTTACTCTCCCATCCTGCGCAAACTCTTCAATGAGTCACATCATATCTTTGTTGGGCTCCAGAATATCCAAGAGGACCTGCCCAGCAAAAACAAGAAACCTCAGTAGGAACAAAAGCTCTTTATTCTCATTACCCAAAAGTGCAGTATTATTTACAGAGGGAGAAGCGTCTTTCATCTGTACAGAAACACAAAAAGcccttttttgcttttgtttctgCAGGTTTGTCAGCATCAGTAAAAACTACAGATCGGTGATACGAGCGTGTATGGAGGAGCTCCAGCAGGGTGCAGGTGCGTGTTGTGTAATGCAAAAACACATCAGATTCAGCACTATTTAGTGTTaggtggtgtgtttttttttttttttttttaatcttgtaaTTGTTACTATTGTGCTGTCTTTCTCCCTGCAGTGTCAGCTCAGGACACATCTGTAATCGCACAGTACAGCAATCAGGTACTACCTTCAGTCATACAGAGTTTTTTcagatttcataaaataattgGACCACTTGAACAAAACGTATCAGTTGGTGATGTAGGTGGGACAATAGGCTGTTCTCTATAGATTACAGTACGGATATCACTACAGTTGTTGGCGATATGTTTGCTAGACCGTGAGGGAGAACCTATCACTTTACATTTACATGTATGGCGtttagcagacacccttatccagagcaacttaaaaaaaatcattcgtTGTTTAAATTGAGAATACCCTTAGCTAGGTTGTACAGGCTTGAATCAAAGGTTACATCAAGCTTAGATGCTTCTAAATAGACATGTCATTATGCATACCTAGAATATTTCCCCTTTATATATAACTTTTAAATCTTTAATTAATTTCAAGTTATGCTTTTTTTTTGATCCACTAAATACTGGTTGTAGGCGTAGTTGTATTTCCAGTAGGTTACCAGCCTGTAGGTACATAAATACTaatctaaataaaatacttttgtaaGCTTTTCTGTCATGTTGCCCAATCCTGTGTGGACATTTATAATTAGttgtgttattgttattgtgtCTTATTGTTTTATACAATATTCTTTTGAGCATATGCTTGACCAGCTGACCATTTGTATTACAGAGAGTAGGGCAAAGTATtgaaatatttttctaaaaatcTGCCACTACTGGTGCACTACATGTCAATATATTCTAATTGATTATTGTATATGGGTAGAAAATCATTGTgctaatatatttttatcatattgcTCAGCCCTTATTGCTTAAATACTCTTATGTGTGTCTGTTTCTTATTGTTAGGTGTCCATCCTTCTGGCGATTGAGCTCATCTGGAATCTGTGTGAAGTGCTTTTCATTGATGCAGCACCAGGTACACTGCGTtttcttttatcattattttaacagCTGATATCCTTTCTGCTTTGTGATGTAATGTTTTTGTGTGTACAGCTGgcgttctgctgctgcacctgcTGGACTGGGTGCGTTTGCACAAGGCTGATGTGGATGAGAGGGCCAGGGAGGTTCTGCAGAGTGAAAGCCCCACTCACCATCACGCCTACTGGGAAGTGGTACGCAAAACTGACCTCTTTACTTGGACTTTACAAAGTGGATACACTAAATATGCTTTAATCCCCAGGTCCCCTAATCTGGACCTTGACCTTCTTGTTCTGTTTACTCTGGAGACAGCTGTTGTACCATTGGGCTGCACTGACTATCCAACAAAATCAACAACGttgtttatataaatgtattgagTCTTGTATTGTTAATGAATTGTAACAGCACTGCACTACAAACAGTGCTGGAGAAAATAGTAGAAGAGTAATGAGCTCACTCACCCAGTTCACAGTCAACTCAGTCCGTGTCTCCAAATGtgccaaaacacaacagattacatatttaataggGCTTggtaatgttttaaaattttcaATACAGGTACCAATACGGTACTTTGAATTTGGTACCGCTACCGCTATACATTTTTtctaagtaataaaaaaaaacaataatgatcatataatatttattcatttatttatttatttctcattctcatactgtcaccaggaGAAGccatctttttggatcttgttggaacaaagcatcattgtggcactttattaggAAGAAAAATCATTGCTTGTActtaaactaaaaatgtttttccttttagtttcctgtttttactttatgcatttcagttttatgAGATCTTCTaaaaatatcagcattacattgccaaaataaaattaaattgtataATCACCTAAAgttgattttatgattttttttttttttatgttgcttgCCTGTTTTTGTAGAGGGGGggaagtaataatagtgtagtgtgggttAGTTCAGGCagactgtattatattattactgtattataatatcttaggtgaggtggggagggggggggaacagtgtatgtgagagagacagagcgaatgagagaaagaaagcgcGAGTTTGCGAGACAGAACGAGTGAGAGAGCCAGATGAAGtaaatgagagggagagacagtgcaggttagcaagagacagagcaggtgaaagagagggagatgaaGCGAGCAAGGTTCTCGCCTGATATTTTAGCACAGCAGGGGTGTGTCAACACTTTAAATGACCACCGCAAACATGCTCACTGCATTTCTGCATAGGCTCTCCGTTTGTGTGCAAGGGTTGGTTTTATCATGTTGTATGTGCTCTCCACGTTTGGTAGGTTTATGcacgtttcatgcaaagtattaaAAACAGGcaccaatttttatttatttttatttttttaaccttttggtactctgtagtaccgagacatttcgAAAGGTGCCTTTTTAGTATCGAATTTTGATTCCCAGCCCTAATATTTACTGACAAAATATCTCATTATCTCACACAACATTTGCACATTTAAAAATCTGGACAATTAGAATACATTTAAatccatgtttagctgtttcgATCATTTTGAATCGATGGAGGGCATTGCAGAAATAATAGTCGTCTAGTTGCAGCCTTAAAGTGTAGCTATGCCATACATAGTTAGGGTCCAGATTTGAAGACCACTGCTTGAATCAGTTCCCTGGTCTTGGCTAGTCCCGCCACgatataattacattattattattatttatcgtactgtaaatgaacatgacctcaaaaaTTTGTGCTGAACTCATCTGCCCCCTTCTTTTCTCTGCAGGTGATCAGTTTTGTTCTGCAGGGACGTATGGATGAGGCTCGGCAGGTTCTGGTAAAGCAAGCAAATCTGCAGCCCGCCTCCAGACCCATCTACCAGCTCATGGACAGCCTGCTGCAGAAGATGCCCATATTTAATGTGAGAAGACATGTTTAAGTTGAACCTGACTTGAAGACATAGTGCAACTAAACACTCCAGATGTGGCAGAACTGATTTATCCTGTTTATCCCGGGAGTGTCTAGTCAGTCAGCCAGATTAGTATTACATGGCAGTTGTACAATGGTTTTCAAAGTAATTTACAGGTACAGCTGGAGTTATGCTGTATTCTATGAATAAATTGCTGTAGTTTTAGAAATGTCCAGGCTTGTTTCCAGCCTAGTGGTAACTATACTCTCACATCTGAAAGGGTATTCTCATATAATGCTGAAATATAACTCAGAACTAGAGTTAAAGTGAAACTATTGCAGAGTAGTCTCAGAGCTTGTGTTGGTTACAGAGCTGATCCTGTTGTGTGCAGCGTAATTAAATAATGCAGTGAATGTGACTTGATTTaagtatgtgtgtgggtgtgtgtgttttctgcagcCTGGTGGGACTCAGACACTTACAGAGTTTGATGTGAAGTGGAGGCACTGGCATGAAGAGTGTGACCGCTGTCTCCAAGACAACTCCTTTGCTAGTAACCGACACCTGGAAACCATCTGTAAGGTGAAGACCCCTGACCACATCCACCTCTGCAGTCCCAGATTCATTTAAAGCTTTAAGAAAACTAAGTATTTTCTCAGTAAAGTTTTAGCATGGTGTCTATTAATACTAGggattttttaacattaaaaaagttactcAGTTATAGAGCACTTGGTATTTTTAACATCCCAGttgacaaaccaacaaagcacaatacatttacatcagcagtgctgctTTAGTCCCATGCAATTTTAAAAGCCAGATTTTTGGTAGCAATTTTATGGCTAgtttagctcagctaatgttactaaaCGAATCCTGTACAACTTGTATGGGAGTCTATTATAATTTATAGTTATCATATCTACATCTAGTATTGTAATTCAGTGCTTAATGATGTAAAATTATGTTTTCATGAGCAAAGAGTTATTTAAAcctatacagtgctgtgaaagttTTAAGCCTTTATCAATGAATCTTGGTTTTAGCAATGTTAttctataatattaataatattaaataatctaAATCCCTGCCATATTTCATGTGTTCTTTCTCCTCTGATTAGATTCTGGTTGGTGATGAGGACACCATGTTGGAGCACAAGGAGCTTCTGGGCACCTGGTATCATTTTCTGGTCAGCCGGCTGCTCTTCTTCCACCCGACAGTCAAACCATCTGAGCTACACTATTATGCCCAGGTACAATCAAACGCATCAAAACACTGATAGGAGCTGGAGGAGTCAGAGAGAGTTACACTATGAGAGGAGTAGGTCGAGTTTATTTTATTCTCAGTACTTAAAAGTAGTGGAACAGACAAGACATGCTGGGTTGGTTTCAGAGCTTAACTCGGGTCGGGCTCTGTATAATTttttataaagctatggcgtgataatccaaatatagtaaagtaacagctcaaactgtgtttaataaaaaatgttgcacaagttagaatgttatcaTGCAGCTCTGGAACTGCGCAGTGAGCACTGCGCACACGttagctcctccacttgtccgtGCATAGCCTTATTGCAGTTTAGTTTTTCACTAAGGATATAtgctacattttaaaatgaatctaAAAATGATTGAAAGAGAACTTTAAACATACAAATATTTTGAATCTATTCTCCTTCAAAATAAAAAGATTTGTGAATAttgtgtgaattttttttattgtttgtttttagtcAAGTATGGATATGTTCCTGGACTTCCGGAGCGCCCCTGAGCCTCTGGACAGTATCCTTCTGGCTGCTTTTGAATTCGATATCCATCAGGTCATCAAAGACTGCAGGTGGGCAAGCTTTACTACACAAGATTACAGCattcagatcccactgttctgactgaTACAAATTgctcttttcttttactcaggTTTTATTAATATGACTGTTGTGATTTGTAGTGTGACAGTTTTAGTAAAATTCATTAGGGCAACTATCTCCATAAAATGATAGCAGGATGTTTGGGCACTTGGCAGCAGCAGCtcgggacatggggagagaaagagaaagcagatgattaggacagggtttatatttgctggataagctgtaaggggaagaaaattgtaatgagacattactcaaaagcttgagcaaatagaaatggtttgagtctagatttaaagattgagagtgtgtctgagtcctgttTATTAATAGGGAgattattccaaagttggggagctttataaaagaaagctcttcctcctgtatagttttttctaatacatgGGACTAATAACAGACCAGCGTCTTTGGAGCGGAGTGAACGTGGCGGACTGTAAGGAGTAAgaagttcctgtagataatgcgggggcAGCCCATTGATTTATACATCAGGaggagtattttataatctatacgaaatttaacaggtagccagtgtagggatgaaagaataggtgtaatatgATCATACTATCTGGTTCTAGTAAGCACTCTCGCGgctgcattttgaactagctggacttgcagtagtccagcctcgaggttatgaatgcatgtaccagcttctcagcatcttccagagagagtatactgctgattttagctatatttcttaaatggaaGAATGCTACATATGTGTGCATCAAATGAAATAATTGTGTCAAAGATGagcccaaggtttctcacagttttaccagatataattaagtgaccgtctatgtctactgTATTAACATtcatgtttttatcaatattaggacctaatagaaggacctcagtcttatcagaattaagtaagagaaagttgtgtgtcatccaatttttaatctctttaatacagtctgttatttgatgtAGACAGAGGTCCTcattgggtttagcagatatgtaaatttgcgtgtcatcagcatagcagtgaaagttaataccatgcctacggataattttacccagtggtaacatataaagagtaaagagtaatggacccagtattgatccttgagggacaccgtattttactctagactgataggagcattcgttatttaaataaacacactggaatcgatctctcagataagatctgaaccaggtgagggcagatcctttaattcctataatattttctaacctatcaaatAGAATAGTGTGATCTacggtgtcaaaggcagcactaagGTCTAGCAGTAAAAGGATGGCtgtactgcccctatcaagagctgaaagtaaatcgtTAGTTACTCTAAAGTTGTTTCAgtgctatggttttgtctaaatccagatggaaaaacctcatgaatactattactttgtagatacaagcgcagctggttaaacacaattttataggTTTAGGAAGCTCATGAAGAtggttaaaaattaataaatagtatAAAACGTAAAGTAATGGCTAAAACAGAGACTAGCAACAGAGAcgagctaaacaaacagcaagcaggtacgcaagctatatatatatatgtgtgtgtgtgtgtgtgtgtgtgtgtgtgtgtgtgtgtgtgtgtgtgtgtatgtatatatatatatatatatatatatatatatatatatatatatatatatatatatatatatatatatataataaattatattataacaatgcaaaaaatctTAGTATAGTAAATTGTAACTCCTATATTGTGATTTATATCAAATACGGTTTAGTCTGCAATGATAACCTGAACATTTCCATTCTGATCTCCAGCATCGCCCTCAACAACTGGTGGTTTGTGGCTCACTTGACGGACCTGCTGGACCACTGCAAGCTCCTGCAATCTCACAACCTCCAGTAAGACCATTAACTCTTTACCAGTTAGTCTAAAAAGGCTACATCCTTTGTCTTTCTTAGTCTAGGACTGGGTTCATCTTCCAACTGTTACAGCAGGTACTGAAGCAAAAACCTTCAGCCAAGTGTTTCATGTTTGTAATTTCTGTATCTTTCCAAAATTTTCATCCTGAGCTTCACAATATATAGTTTCATCATGCAATGTTCAATGTTATTTAAGGCAGATTTAATCAAAAACATCAGGTTTTTCTCAtgacaaaaaaaactatatttgtccatcatttatttgactttatttttGGATACACACAATTTTTTGGAATCCTTTATTTAAAGCCAGGGCTTGTGGGATCATTGACTTTTAGTGAAATCAGTTGAAAATTCCTGTACtcttttaatattgcaatatatatcgcaAAGCAGCAAATTATCACATCCAATTTTTCCCAGTATTGATAGCTGTGTTAGTGGGGTACTGTTAATATATTGTTTCTCATTATCTTGTGTTTGTAGTTTTGGTTCTAACCTGAGGGAGTTCCTGGTGCTGGAGTATGCCTCTGGACTCTTTTCTCATCACAGGTGAGTACAGCACCTTTTCTCTGTAGCTCACGTCTCACAGTTAAACAGCATCACATTCTCACTGATCCTCCCTCTCTACAGTTTATGGCAGCTGGCGGTCGACTACTTTGACCACTGCCCTGAGTTTGGTCGTGTGTATCTGGAGCTGCAGCTCGAGCGTGTGCCGCTGGAGACGGAGCGAAAAGCTTTGAAAGTGTTGAGGATCTGTGAGCAGAGGCAGATGAACGAGCAAGGTAACACAGCAGATACCGGTTTATAATCAGAGACACCAGCATCAATATATAGCAGTTAACTTTTTAAACCATCTGTGCTTCTGTATGACTAGATGTTTGTCTCGTCCTTCCTCTCGCTCTCAAACAGCATTTATCAAATTGCATTTTCTAAATCGAGATGGAACATAAAACTAACTACACTAATTATTTTTAGAGTTTCCTATCTTTCCAATCTGCcatgtatatttaataatatataattaaatatatataatatatatatataataaactttcACAGAGATAAGGAGCCTGTTGGTGATTTTTATAAAGTCCtgaaatgaatgagcaggtgaaTGAGCGAAGTAACACAGCAGAAACCAGGTTTATGTGGAGATATTACTAATGATTCATCCATTTTCCATATTCCCATATAACTGCCAGGCTGCAGACAGGACAGGAATCAACTTATTAGGGGTGTGA
Proteins encoded in this window:
- the nup85 gene encoding nuclear pore complex protein Nup85, yielding MEEVDVEPTTTLIPGVGLRQRHVGFEWGPGDILVYETNFKLQGAGSARSGTPSVHVVRKDEDIYSPILRKLFNESHHIFVGLQNIQEDLPSKNKKPQFVSISKNYRSVIRACMEELQQGAVSAQDTSVIAQYSNQVSILLAIELIWNLCEVLFIDAAPAGVLLLHLLDWVRLHKADVDERAREVLQSESPTHHHAYWEVVISFVLQGRMDEARQVLVKQANLQPASRPIYQLMDSLLQKMPIFNPGGTQTLTEFDVKWRHWHEECDRCLQDNSFASNRHLETICKILVGDEDTMLEHKELLGTWYHFLVSRLLFFHPTVKPSELHYYAQSSMDMFLDFRSAPEPLDSILLAAFEFDIHQVIKDCSIALNNWWFVAHLTDLLDHCKLLQSHNLHFGSNLREFLVLEYASGLFSHHSLWQLAVDYFDHCPEFGRVYLELQLERVPLETERKALKVLRICEQRQMNEQVRSICKIMAKRALSNNRLGSALSWSIRAKDAAFATLISERFLQDYCKRGSFSDLDLIDNLGPAMLLSDRLTFLGKYREFHRLYGEKRFTEAAKLLLSLMTAKIAPRSFWMTLLVDALPLLEQKEVIFSVDQTHELMFCLEELTSDNSDGKPEQSAQDEDIESTKLELLRLALARNLAMAIVKEGTVEA